The proteins below come from a single Vidua chalybeata isolate OUT-0048 chromosome 1, bVidCha1 merged haplotype, whole genome shotgun sequence genomic window:
- the LOC128795112 gene encoding uncharacterized protein LOC128795112 isoform X1: MTEKKGSGEGGPAGPLSAGGGGAVAALTGRGRRAGGERRRNRAALPFPDPRARPSLDAGSDRVPENAAGAARRRRSGAPAFPAPPAAIFGRSSEPSPSRRVAVSSRRVPAASPCFPAVSTLTRSAPVPDPLRCREMQENAKASGQSSRWRCPSRLPLARRAGVAHRRQLTATLTARAAPAHALPRCVPVPCCCGRTGPALQRPEQSAGEWEARKAWAKDGLKPGCLSVLESGRRVPAGCRVLGGHRALTLARWAVRFLSHRFPGVLILTSPKPQASLPGPLPLPYLLDAVQNGIRQPSLRFTFSLTLCAARVAQQILKPEEHVYIRVKRFLLSHRYLDLRKVPGFLQLFYSFDFERTRSCAVYAL, encoded by the exons ATGACcgagaagaagggcagcggcgagggcggcccggcggggccgctttcggcgggcggcggaggcgcggtcgcagcgctcacgggccgggggcggcgggcggggggcgagcgGCGTCGGAACAGGGCTGCACTCCCCTTTCCCGATCCCCGCGCGCGTCCCTCTCTAGACGCTGGAAGCGACCGCGTGCCGGAAAATGCCGCCGGGGCGGCGCgcaggcggcggagcggggccccggctttccccgcccctcctgccgccatctttggaaggtcaagcgagccgtccccgtcccgccgcgtCGCTGTCTCGTCCCGCCGCgttcccgccgcctccccgtgCTTCCCCGCCGTCTCCACTCTGACACGATCCGCCCCCGTCCCGGACCCCCTccgctgcagggaaatgcaggagaacgcGAAAGCATCGGGGCAGAGCAGCCGCTGGAGGTGCCCGAGCCGTCTCCCCCTTGCCCGCAGGGCCGGAGTTGCCCACCGCCGGCAGCTGACAGCTACGCTGACAGCACGGGCGGCTCCGGCACACGCTTTGCCTCGCTGTGTTCCGGTGCCGTGCTGCTGCGGGAGGACGGGGCCAGCGCTccaaaggccagagcagagcgctGGCGAATGGGAGGCGAGGAAGGCTTGGGCTAAGGATGGATTGAAACCGGGCTGCCT gtccgtgctggagagtgggagaagggtccctgctggctgccgtgtcctgggtgggcacagagctctgaccttGGCCAGATGGGCTG TTCggtttctttctcacaggtttcCGGGTGTTTTGATCCTGACGTCGCCAAAGCCTCAG gcttctctccctgggccctTGCCGTTGCCGTATCTCTTGGATGCCGTGCAGAACGGAATCAGGCAGCCAAGCCTCAGGTTCaccttctccctcaccctctgcgctgctcgtgtggcacagcagatcctgaagcCAG aggagCACGTGTACATAAGGGTAAAGAGATTCCTTCTGTCACACCGGTATTTGGACCTGAGGAAGGTAccaggttttctccagcttttctacagttttgattttgag CGCACAAGGAGTTGTGCTGTGTATGCTCTgtga
- the LOC128795112 gene encoding uncharacterized protein LOC128795112 isoform X2, whose protein sequence is MTEKKGSGEGGPAGPLSAGGGGAVAALTGRGRRAGGERRRNRAALPFPDPRARPSLDAGSDRVPENAAGAARRRRSGAPAFPAPPAAIFGRSSEPSPSRRVAVSSRRVPAASPCFPAVSTLTRSAPVPDPLRCREMQENAKASGQSSRWRCPSRLPLARRAGVAHRRQLTATLTARAAPAHALPRCVPVPCCCGRTGPALQRPEQSAGEWEARKAWAKDGLKPGCLSVLESGRRVPAGCRVLGGHRALTLARWAVRFLSHRFPGVLILTSPKPQASLPGPLPLPYLLDAVQNGIRQPSLRGARVHKGKEIPSVTPVFGPEEGTRFSPAFLQF, encoded by the exons ATGACcgagaagaagggcagcggcgagggcggcccggcggggccgctttcggcgggcggcggaggcgcggtcgcagcgctcacgggccgggggcggcgggcggggggcgagcgGCGTCGGAACAGGGCTGCACTCCCCTTTCCCGATCCCCGCGCGCGTCCCTCTCTAGACGCTGGAAGCGACCGCGTGCCGGAAAATGCCGCCGGGGCGGCGCgcaggcggcggagcggggccccggctttccccgcccctcctgccgccatctttggaaggtcaagcgagccgtccccgtcccgccgcgtCGCTGTCTCGTCCCGCCGCgttcccgccgcctccccgtgCTTCCCCGCCGTCTCCACTCTGACACGATCCGCCCCCGTCCCGGACCCCCTccgctgcagggaaatgcaggagaacgcGAAAGCATCGGGGCAGAGCAGCCGCTGGAGGTGCCCGAGCCGTCTCCCCCTTGCCCGCAGGGCCGGAGTTGCCCACCGCCGGCAGCTGACAGCTACGCTGACAGCACGGGCGGCTCCGGCACACGCTTTGCCTCGCTGTGTTCCGGTGCCGTGCTGCTGCGGGAGGACGGGGCCAGCGCTccaaaggccagagcagagcgctGGCGAATGGGAGGCGAGGAAGGCTTGGGCTAAGGATGGATTGAAACCGGGCTGCCT gtccgtgctggagagtgggagaagggtccctgctggctgccgtgtcctgggtgggcacagagctctgaccttGGCCAGATGGGCTG TTCggtttctttctcacaggtttcCGGGTGTTTTGATCCTGACGTCGCCAAAGCCTCAG gcttctctccctgggccctTGCCGTTGCCGTATCTCTTGGATGCCGTGCAGAACGGAATCAGGCAGCCAAGCCTCAG aggagCACGTGTACATAAGGGTAAAGAGATTCCTTCTGTCACACCGGTATTTGGACCTGAGGAAGGTAccaggttttctccagcttttctacagttttga